The following proteins come from a genomic window of Streptomyces sp. GS7:
- a CDS encoding carbohydrate ABC transporter permease, with protein sequence MAWARRAPLLPALVFLIAVTQLPFVATVVISFTRWNALAPDHRGFAALDNYRAVFTDPALRASVGTTVLLTATVVLVSLGLGLALALLLDRRFRGRGVVRTLLITPFLVVPVASALLWKHALYNASYGLLNGSLTWLWRLFGSDHPPQPDWMTNSPLMAVELSLIWQWTPFMMLILLAGLQSRPADAVEAARMDGASPFDVFRYLTLPHLRRYLELAALLGTVYIVQNFDAVFTITSGGLGTANLPYTIYQTFYQAHDYGRASAQGVVVVLCSLLVATFALRTVSSLLREEITR encoded by the coding sequence ATGGCGTGGGCGCGCCGCGCTCCCCTGCTGCCGGCGCTGGTCTTCCTGATCGCGGTCACCCAACTCCCGTTCGTGGCGACGGTGGTGATCTCCTTCACCCGCTGGAACGCGCTCGCCCCCGACCACCGCGGGTTCGCCGCCCTCGACAACTACCGGGCGGTCTTCACCGATCCGGCGCTGCGGGCGTCGGTCGGCACGACCGTGCTGCTGACCGCGACCGTGGTGCTGGTCAGCCTGGGACTGGGGCTGGCGCTGGCGCTGCTGCTGGACCGCCGCTTCCGCGGGCGCGGCGTGGTACGGACGCTGCTGATCACCCCGTTCCTGGTGGTGCCGGTCGCCTCCGCGCTGCTGTGGAAGCACGCGCTCTACAACGCCTCGTACGGGCTGCTCAACGGATCGCTGACGTGGCTGTGGCGGCTGTTCGGCAGCGACCACCCGCCGCAGCCGGACTGGATGACCAACTCCCCTCTGATGGCGGTGGAGTTGTCGCTGATCTGGCAGTGGACGCCGTTCATGATGCTGATCCTGCTGGCCGGGTTGCAGAGCCGGCCGGCGGACGCGGTGGAGGCGGCCCGGATGGACGGGGCGTCCCCCTTCGACGTCTTCCGCTACCTGACGCTGCCGCATCTGCGGCGGTACCTCGAACTGGCCGCGCTGCTGGGGACGGTGTACATCGTGCAGAACTTCGACGCGGTGTTCACCATCACCTCGGGCGGGCTGGGCACCGCGAACCTGCCGTACACCATCTACCAGACCTTCTACCAGGCCCACGACTACGGGCGGGCGTCCGCGCAGGGCGTCGTGGTGGTGCTGTGTTCGCTGCTGGTGGCGACGTTCGCGCTGCGCACCGTGTCGTCCCTGCTGCGCGAGGAGATCACCCGATGA
- the amaB gene encoding L-piperidine-6-carboxylate dehydrogenase — MSPATADPSAPRLPDTAALRARASSALRRCGAADLDTYAAEAATGDTLAARTPLTGATLAQLPATTPDQAEAALAEAHRTFLTWRTVPAPVRGALVKRLGELLTAHQEDLADLVTIEAGKIRSEALGEVREMIDICDFAVGLSRQLYGRTIAGERPGHRLSETWHPLGVAGVISAFNFPVAVWSWNTALALVCGDPVVWKPSELTPLTALACSALLARAAADTGAPAGVHHLLLGGREWGELLADDPRVALVSATGSVRMGRQVAPRVAARFGRCLLELGGNNAAVVTPSADLDLAVRGIVFAAAGTAGQRCTTLRRLIVHEEVAEPLIERIVRAYGQLPLGDPFDAATLVGPLVNPAAGTAMAEALAAAQRDGGKLLAGGDRCLTAEAPDAAYVRPALVRMPDQTEIVRTETFAPILYVLTYRTLDEAIALHNGVPQGLSSSIFTRDQREAERFLAADGSDCGIANVNIGTSGAEIGGAFGGEKETGGGRESGSDAWRAYMRRATNTVNYSADLPLAQGVNFL, encoded by the coding sequence ATGAGCCCGGCCACCGCCGACCCCTCCGCACCGCGCCTGCCCGACACCGCCGCGCTGCGCGCCCGCGCCTCGTCCGCGCTGCGCCGCTGCGGCGCAGCCGACCTCGACACCTACGCCGCCGAAGCCGCCACCGGCGACACCCTCGCCGCCCGCACCCCGCTCACCGGCGCCACCCTCGCCCAGCTCCCGGCCACCACCCCCGACCAGGCCGAGGCGGCGCTCGCCGAGGCCCACCGCACCTTCCTCACCTGGCGCACCGTCCCCGCCCCCGTGCGCGGCGCCCTCGTCAAGCGGCTCGGCGAACTGCTCACCGCCCACCAGGAGGACCTCGCCGACCTGGTCACCATCGAAGCCGGGAAGATCCGCTCCGAAGCGCTCGGCGAGGTACGCGAGATGATCGACATCTGCGACTTCGCGGTGGGTCTCTCCCGGCAGCTCTACGGCCGGACCATCGCCGGCGAACGCCCCGGCCACCGGCTCTCCGAGACCTGGCACCCGCTCGGCGTCGCCGGGGTGATCTCCGCCTTCAATTTCCCGGTCGCCGTGTGGTCCTGGAACACCGCCCTCGCCCTGGTCTGCGGCGACCCGGTGGTCTGGAAGCCCTCCGAGCTGACCCCACTGACCGCACTCGCGTGCTCCGCGCTGCTGGCCCGGGCCGCGGCCGACACCGGCGCACCGGCCGGTGTCCACCACCTGCTGCTCGGCGGCCGGGAGTGGGGCGAACTGCTGGCCGACGACCCCCGGGTGGCGCTGGTCAGCGCGACCGGCTCGGTGCGGATGGGCCGGCAGGTCGCCCCGCGGGTGGCCGCGCGCTTCGGCCGGTGCCTGCTGGAGCTCGGCGGCAACAACGCCGCCGTCGTCACCCCCTCCGCCGACCTCGACCTCGCCGTACGCGGCATCGTGTTCGCCGCCGCCGGGACCGCCGGGCAGCGCTGTACGACGCTGCGCCGGCTGATCGTCCACGAGGAGGTCGCCGAACCGTTGATCGAGCGGATCGTGCGCGCCTACGGCCAACTCCCGCTCGGTGACCCGTTCGACGCGGCGACCCTCGTCGGCCCGCTCGTCAACCCCGCCGCCGGGACGGCGATGGCCGAGGCGCTCGCCGCCGCCCAGCGCGACGGCGGCAAACTCCTCGCCGGCGGCGACCGCTGCCTGACCGCCGAGGCCCCGGACGCCGCCTACGTCCGCCCCGCCCTCGTCCGGATGCCCGACCAGACCGAGATCGTTCGCACCGAGACCTTCGCGCCGATCCTCTACGTCCTGACCTACCGCACGCTCGACGAGGCCATCGCCCTGCACAACGGCGTCCCGCAGGGCCTGTCCTCCAGCATCTTCACCCGCGACCAGCGGGAGGCCGAACGCTTCCTGGCCGCCGACGGCTCCGACTGCGGCATCGCCAACGTCAACATCGGCACCTCGGGCGCGGAGATCGGCGGTGCGTTCGGCGGCGAGAAGGAGACCGGCGGCGGCCGGGAGTCCGGCTCCGACGCCTGGCGCGCCTACATGCGCCGGGCCACCAACACCGTCAACTACTCGGCGGACCTGCCACTGGCCCAGGGCGTCAACTTCCTTTAG
- the hglS gene encoding 2-oxoadipate dioxygenase/decarboxylase produces the protein MVPTWRLRAAFARRLSDMYGTEVPAYTTLLEVAGQINDEVAGRDPDAGRLGSISRVTAERHGAIRVGTPGELREAAQIFAALGMRPVGFYDLRDGDIGAVPVVSTAFRPTATDELDRNPFRVFTSLLTTSDRRFFDADLESRLTAFLARRRLFPPELLELAEQAEKAEGLDEPAAERFLTLAVAAFRLSTQPVDRAWYAELERISAVAADIGGVAATHVNHLTPRVLDIDALYRRMGERGITMIDRIQGPPRWDGPDVLLRQTSFRALAEPRAFREPDGRVTSGALRVRFGEVEARGIALTRTGRARYDALMAETDRRTADRPGADRAQTARDLWQRGFPPTEHQLAVEQLAFFTYHPVADRPRDGHHPPADLAGLLTGGWLTARPIVYEDFLPRSAAGIFHSNLTGDGTRDAARAGTPYDAHRLSAAIDRPVLDPFALYAAQQDRSLRQALDTLGADAALRALDDPADI, from the coding sequence ATGGTCCCCACCTGGCGGCTGCGCGCCGCGTTCGCCCGCCGGCTGTCCGACATGTACGGCACCGAAGTCCCGGCCTACACCACCCTGCTGGAGGTCGCCGGGCAGATCAACGACGAGGTCGCGGGCCGGGACCCGGACGCCGGCCGGCTCGGCAGCATCAGCCGGGTCACCGCCGAGCGGCACGGCGCCATCCGCGTCGGCACCCCCGGCGAACTCCGCGAGGCCGCTCAGATCTTCGCCGCACTGGGCATGCGCCCGGTCGGCTTCTACGACCTGCGGGACGGCGACATCGGCGCCGTCCCCGTCGTCTCCACCGCCTTCCGCCCCACCGCCACCGACGAACTGGACCGCAACCCCTTCCGCGTCTTCACCTCCCTCCTCACCACCTCCGACCGCCGCTTCTTCGACGCCGACCTGGAGTCCCGGCTCACCGCCTTCCTCGCCCGCCGCCGCCTCTTCCCGCCCGAACTCCTCGAACTGGCCGAGCAGGCGGAGAAGGCGGAAGGACTCGACGAGCCCGCCGCCGAACGCTTCCTCACCCTCGCCGTCGCCGCGTTCCGGCTCTCCACCCAACCCGTGGACCGCGCCTGGTACGCCGAACTGGAGCGGATCTCCGCCGTCGCCGCCGACATCGGCGGCGTCGCGGCCACCCACGTCAACCACCTCACCCCCCGCGTCCTGGACATCGACGCCCTCTACCGGCGCATGGGGGAGCGCGGCATCACCATGATCGACCGGATCCAGGGACCCCCGCGCTGGGACGGCCCCGATGTCCTGCTGCGCCAGACCTCCTTCCGCGCGCTGGCCGAACCCCGCGCCTTCCGCGAGCCCGACGGCCGGGTCACCAGCGGCGCGCTGCGGGTCCGCTTCGGCGAGGTCGAGGCCCGCGGCATCGCCCTGACCCGCACCGGCCGGGCCCGTTACGACGCCCTCATGGCGGAGACCGACCGCCGGACGGCCGACCGTCCCGGCGCCGACCGCGCGCAGACCGCCCGGGACCTGTGGCAGCGCGGCTTCCCGCCGACCGAGCACCAACTGGCCGTGGAACAGCTGGCGTTCTTCACCTACCACCCGGTCGCCGACCGCCCGCGCGACGGCCACCACCCGCCCGCCGACCTCGCCGGGCTGCTCACCGGCGGCTGGCTCACCGCCCGCCCCATCGTCTACGAGGACTTCCTGCCCCGCTCCGCCGCCGGCATCTTCCACTCCAACCTCACCGGCGACGGCACCCGCGACGCCGCGCGCGCCGGCACCCCCTACGACGCCCACCGGCTCTCCGCCGCGATCGACCGCCCGGTGCTCGACCCGTTCGCCCTCTACGCGGCCCAGCAGGACCGCTCCCTGCGCCAGGCCCTCGACACCCTGGGCGCCGATGCCGCCCTCCGCGCCCTCGACGACCCAGCCGACATCTAA
- a CDS encoding ABC transporter substrate-binding protein — protein MRARSPGPGGSPGRRARWLTALAVALSLTTAGCYRGAGDVGPDTLNVLMVNNPQMVDLQRLTAEHFTKETGIRVHFTVLPEDDLRDKMSQDFSSQAGQYDVASLSNYETPIYARNGWLTPLDQLAKNDREFDQSDILPPVRASLTAADGKVYAEPFYGESSFLMYRKDLFKAAGLTMPARPTWTQVAAMAARLDGFRTGMKGICLRGQPGWGQLTAPLTTVVNTFGGTWFDKDWHARLDSPEFRRAVGFYVGLLRAHGEAGAPQAGYTECLNDMQQGKVAMWYDATAGAGSLESADSKVAGEIGYVPAPVERTGGAGWLYTWAWGIQKAGTHQEAAWKFVRWASGTSYERLVGRELGWSKVPAGKRASTYRDPEYLKEAGAFAAATEGAIRSARPDDPGVQPRPAPGIQFVDIPEFSDLGTKVSQEISAAIAGKQSVADALAESQRLAREVSGAYKSH, from the coding sequence GTGCGAGCACGATCCCCCGGACCGGGCGGCAGCCCCGGTCGCCGCGCCAGATGGCTGACCGCCCTCGCGGTCGCCCTGTCCCTGACCACCGCCGGCTGCTACCGCGGAGCCGGCGACGTCGGCCCGGACACCCTCAACGTCCTGATGGTCAACAACCCGCAGATGGTCGACCTCCAGCGGCTCACCGCCGAGCACTTCACCAAGGAGACCGGTATCCGCGTCCACTTCACCGTGCTTCCCGAGGACGACCTCCGCGACAAGATGAGCCAGGACTTCTCCAGCCAGGCCGGGCAGTACGACGTGGCCAGCCTCAGCAACTACGAGACGCCCATCTACGCCCGCAACGGCTGGCTCACCCCGCTCGACCAACTCGCCAAGAACGACCGCGAGTTCGACCAGAGCGACATTCTCCCTCCGGTGCGCGCCTCGCTCACCGCGGCCGACGGGAAGGTCTACGCCGAGCCGTTCTACGGCGAGTCGTCGTTCCTGATGTACCGCAAGGACCTGTTCAAGGCGGCCGGGCTGACCATGCCGGCGCGGCCGACCTGGACCCAGGTCGCCGCCATGGCCGCCAGGCTGGACGGCTTCCGCACCGGCATGAAGGGCATCTGCCTGCGCGGGCAGCCGGGTTGGGGGCAGCTGACCGCACCGCTGACGACGGTCGTCAACACCTTCGGCGGCACGTGGTTCGACAAGGACTGGCACGCCCGGTTGGACAGCCCGGAGTTCCGCCGGGCCGTCGGGTTCTACGTCGGTCTGCTCCGCGCGCACGGGGAGGCGGGGGCGCCGCAGGCCGGGTACACCGAGTGCCTCAACGACATGCAGCAGGGCAAGGTCGCCATGTGGTACGACGCGACCGCCGGCGCCGGCTCGCTGGAGAGCGCGGACTCCAAGGTCGCGGGCGAGATCGGCTACGTCCCGGCACCGGTCGAGCGGACCGGCGGCGCGGGCTGGCTCTACACCTGGGCCTGGGGCATCCAGAAGGCCGGCACCCACCAGGAAGCGGCCTGGAAGTTCGTCCGCTGGGCATCGGGGACGTCGTACGAGCGGCTGGTGGGGCGCGAACTGGGCTGGTCGAAGGTGCCGGCCGGCAAGCGGGCCTCGACCTACCGCGACCCGGAGTACCTCAAGGAGGCCGGCGCGTTCGCCGCGGCGACCGAGGGGGCCATCCGCTCGGCGCGGCCGGACGACCCGGGCGTGCAGCCCCGGCCGGCGCCCGGGATCCAGTTCGTCGACATACCGGAGTTCTCCGACCTGGGGACCAAGGTGTCCCAGGAGATCAGCGCGGCGATCGCCGGGAAGCAGAGCGTGGCCGACGCGCTGGCGGAGAGCCAGCGACTGGCGCGGGAGGTGTCCGGTGCGTACAAGAGCCACTGA
- a CDS encoding STAS domain-containing protein, with protein MSSEMRSLAVTAIVQEEECAVLRVSGELDLRTEQAFLAEARSIVSAGHRFLVLDLTALRFCDSRGLSCLLALEWLCRRLEGRLFLASLGVRMLRLLVGTQSLGVFSCYPTVGHALAAVPSGSRPAWPPAPESSAG; from the coding sequence ATGAGCTCGGAGATGCGGTCGTTGGCGGTCACTGCGATCGTCCAGGAGGAGGAGTGCGCGGTGCTGCGGGTCAGCGGAGAGCTGGACCTCCGCACCGAGCAGGCGTTCCTCGCCGAGGCGCGGTCCATCGTCTCGGCCGGCCACCGCTTCCTCGTGCTCGACCTGACCGCGCTGCGCTTCTGCGACTCCCGGGGGCTGAGCTGCCTGCTCGCCCTGGAGTGGCTGTGCCGCCGGCTGGAGGGCCGGCTCTTCCTGGCGTCACTGGGCGTGCGGATGCTGCGGCTGCTCGTCGGCACCCAGTCCCTCGGTGTCTTCTCCTGCTACCCCACGGTCGGCCACGCGCTGGCCGCCGTCCCCTCCGGCAGCCGCCCGGCCTGGCCGCCCGCGCCGGAGAGCAGCGCGGGCTGA
- a CDS encoding NAD(P)/FAD-dependent oxidoreductase gives MAPSTASAPSASGSPPEPLPQAADVVIVGGGVIGASIAFHLAEAGAGRVLLLERELPASGSSGKPIGGVRAQFSDPLNIRLGLRSLDAWRDFTRRPGADIGLETVGYLFLLGSERELATFTEGVEVQNAHGVPSRIITPREAHELCPYLDPSGLVAAAFSPTDGYALPRAAVTGYLDAARRLGATVRTRCPVTAIDTVDGAVRAVRTPHGTVRTSAVICCAGAWSGAVGAMAGVDLPVTPLRRQIAFTGPLRPAPPRIPFTLDFDSTFYFHNDGAAGLLMGLSDPAQQPGFEREFSREWLTPCRAAAARRAPELAGLPVTGGWAGLYELTPDRNALIGEAGHLDRFLYATGFSGHGFLQAPAVGEIVRDLYLHREPFLDVGPLAATRFGAGHTARPEAHII, from the coding sequence ATGGCTCCGAGTACGGCTTCTGCTCCCTCGGCCTCCGGCTCCCCGCCCGAGCCCCTCCCGCAGGCGGCCGACGTCGTGATCGTCGGCGGCGGGGTGATCGGCGCCAGCATCGCCTTCCACCTGGCCGAGGCGGGCGCCGGCCGGGTGCTGCTCCTGGAGCGCGAACTGCCCGCGTCCGGTTCGTCCGGCAAGCCGATCGGCGGGGTACGCGCCCAGTTCTCCGACCCGCTCAACATCCGCCTCGGCCTGCGCAGCCTGGACGCCTGGCGGGACTTCACCCGGCGGCCCGGCGCCGACATCGGCCTGGAGACCGTCGGCTACCTCTTCCTCCTCGGCAGCGAGCGCGAACTCGCCACGTTCACCGAGGGAGTCGAGGTCCAGAACGCCCACGGCGTGCCGAGCCGGATCATCACCCCGCGCGAGGCCCACGAGCTGTGCCCCTACCTCGACCCGTCCGGTCTCGTCGCCGCCGCCTTCTCGCCCACCGACGGCTACGCCCTGCCCCGGGCCGCGGTCACCGGCTATCTGGACGCCGCCCGCCGCCTCGGCGCCACCGTCCGCACCCGCTGCCCGGTCACCGCCATCGACACCGTCGACGGCGCCGTCCGGGCCGTCCGCACCCCGCACGGCACCGTCCGCACGTCCGCGGTGATCTGCTGCGCCGGCGCCTGGTCCGGGGCCGTCGGCGCGATGGCGGGCGTCGACCTCCCCGTCACGCCGCTGCGCCGCCAGATCGCCTTCACCGGGCCGCTGCGCCCGGCGCCGCCCCGGATCCCTTTCACCCTCGACTTCGACTCCACCTTCTACTTCCACAACGACGGCGCCGCCGGGCTGCTCATGGGCCTCTCCGACCCCGCCCAACAGCCCGGCTTCGAGCGGGAGTTCAGCCGTGAGTGGCTGACGCCGTGCCGAGCCGCCGCGGCCCGCCGGGCGCCGGAACTCGCCGGACTGCCGGTCACCGGCGGCTGGGCCGGCCTCTACGAACTGACCCCCGACCGCAACGCGCTGATCGGCGAGGCCGGCCACCTCGACCGGTTCCTCTACGCCACCGGCTTCTCCGGCCACGGCTTCCTCCAGGCCCCCGCGGTCGGCGAGATCGTCCGCGACCTCTATCTGCACCGCGAACCCTTCCTCGACGTCGGCCCGCTCGCCGCCACCCGCTTCGGCGCCGGGCACACCGCCCGCCCCGAGGCCCACATCATCTGA
- a CDS encoding LysR family transcriptional regulator, producing MELPGVQLRTLRELTRSRTMTAAAAALGYTPGAVSQHIAALERATGTELVRRAGRRVELTDAGQTLAVHAERILGAQAEAVAALERARGEVSGRLRLGVFGTAAAVLLPPALRRLTARHPGVRVESREVDVDLAYTEVCAGRVDLALGLDYPDAPLDRDGAVELVRLRSERFSLAVPEGRAGAFGTPLPLAGAADCDWILPAPGSYYGRAVRTACRRAGFEPRVAHEVTDTATSLAMVGAGLGVAPLTELMLRLRSEGIVPLPLREVVERHIVVAVGAAARDRPSVAALIDALRTGAAP from the coding sequence ATGGAGTTGCCGGGGGTTCAGCTCAGGACGCTACGGGAGCTGACCCGGAGCCGCACGATGACCGCGGCGGCCGCGGCCCTGGGCTACACGCCGGGCGCGGTCTCCCAGCACATCGCCGCGCTGGAGCGGGCCACCGGTACGGAGCTGGTCCGGCGGGCGGGGCGCCGGGTGGAGCTGACGGACGCCGGGCAGACCCTCGCCGTCCACGCGGAGCGGATCCTGGGCGCGCAGGCCGAGGCGGTGGCGGCCCTGGAGCGGGCCCGCGGCGAGGTGTCCGGGCGGCTGCGGCTGGGGGTCTTCGGCACGGCGGCGGCCGTGCTGCTGCCGCCCGCGCTGCGCCGGCTGACGGCGCGGCACCCGGGGGTGCGGGTGGAGAGCCGTGAGGTGGACGTGGACCTGGCGTACACGGAGGTCTGCGCCGGGCGGGTGGATCTGGCGCTGGGGCTGGACTATCCGGACGCGCCGCTGGACCGGGACGGCGCGGTGGAGCTGGTGCGGCTGCGCTCGGAGCGGTTCTCGCTGGCGGTTCCGGAGGGACGGGCGGGCGCCTTCGGGACGCCGCTGCCGCTCGCCGGGGCCGCGGACTGCGACTGGATCCTGCCCGCGCCCGGCTCCTACTACGGGCGGGCCGTCCGCACCGCCTGCCGGCGGGCCGGATTCGAGCCGCGGGTGGCGCACGAGGTGACGGACACCGCGACGTCGCTGGCGATGGTGGGGGCGGGGCTGGGGGTCGCGCCGCTGACCGAGCTGATGCTGCGGCTGCGGTCCGAGGGGATCGTGCCGCTGCCGCTGCGGGAGGTGGTCGAGCGTCACATCGTCGTCGCGGTCGGGGCCGCCGCCCGCGACCGGCCGTCGGTGGCGGCGCTGATCGACGCGTTGCGGACCGGCGCGGCGCCGTGA
- a CDS encoding carbohydrate ABC transporter permease, with the protein MTRGPHLPERAPLPRRQRRANGALGLLAWLCGIAFFLPVAWMVLTSLHSESDAAANPPSLAAPLTLHGYREFFGAGGAGVSPWPPLVNSLTASVVSTLLVLVLAVPAAYALSIRPVRKWSDVLFFFLSTKMLPLVAGLLPVYLVAQNTRMLDSIWLLVVLYTAMNLPIAVWMMRSFLAEVPVEILEAASIDGAGLPTTLTRIVAPVAMPGIAATALISFIFSWNELLFARVLTGTVAGTAPVFLTGLVTSQGLFLAKVCAAATVISLPVLIAGFAAQDKLVQGLSLGAVK; encoded by the coding sequence ATGACGCGAGGACCTCACCTGCCGGAGCGTGCCCCGCTGCCCCGGCGGCAGCGGCGTGCCAACGGGGCGCTGGGCCTGCTGGCCTGGCTCTGCGGGATCGCCTTCTTCCTGCCGGTGGCGTGGATGGTGCTGACGTCCCTCCACAGCGAGAGCGACGCGGCGGCCAATCCGCCGAGCCTGGCCGCACCGCTCACCCTGCACGGCTACCGCGAGTTCTTCGGCGCCGGCGGCGCGGGCGTCAGCCCCTGGCCGCCGCTGGTCAACTCGCTCACCGCGTCGGTGGTTTCGACGCTGCTGGTGCTGGTGCTGGCCGTGCCGGCGGCGTACGCGCTGTCGATCCGCCCGGTGCGCAAGTGGAGCGACGTCCTGTTCTTCTTCCTCTCGACGAAGATGCTGCCGCTGGTGGCCGGGCTGCTGCCGGTCTACCTCGTCGCCCAGAACACCCGGATGCTGGACAGCATCTGGCTGCTCGTCGTCCTCTACACCGCGATGAACCTGCCGATCGCGGTGTGGATGATGCGCTCGTTCCTCGCCGAGGTCCCGGTGGAGATCCTGGAGGCCGCCTCGATCGACGGGGCCGGACTGCCCACCACGCTCACCCGGATCGTCGCCCCGGTCGCCATGCCGGGCATCGCGGCGACCGCCCTGATCTCCTTCATCTTCAGCTGGAACGAGCTGCTGTTCGCCCGGGTCCTGACCGGGACCGTGGCCGGTACCGCGCCGGTGTTCCTGACCGGGCTCGTCACCAGCCAGGGCCTGTTCCTGGCCAAGGTGTGCGCCGCGGCCACCGTGATCTCCCTCCCGGTGCTCATCGCCGGGTTCGCCGCCCAGGACAAGCTCGTCCAGGGCCTCTCCCTTGGAGCCGTCAAGTGA
- a CDS encoding DeoR/GlpR family DNA-binding transcription regulator, with protein sequence MRAEERQSRILALARQTGRVEVADAAAEFGVARETVRRDLSELERRGLVRRTHGAAYPVESAGFETTLARRETQHVAEKRRIAAAAAQLVGEAETVFVDEGYTPELVAMLLPSDRPLTVLTASLRTASLVAASDSTTVLLAGGRVRAGTQATVGPWCRDMLAGFVVDLAFLGTNGISREHGLTTPDPAVADVKAQAVRSARRRVLVGVHTKFGASSFCRFADIGDFDVIVTDTGLSAPEAHRYSLLGPQVLRV encoded by the coding sequence ATGAGGGCCGAGGAACGCCAGAGCCGCATCCTCGCGCTCGCCCGGCAGACCGGACGGGTCGAGGTCGCCGACGCGGCCGCGGAGTTCGGGGTGGCCCGCGAGACCGTACGGCGCGATCTGAGCGAGCTGGAGCGCCGCGGGCTGGTCCGGCGCACGCACGGCGCGGCGTATCCGGTCGAGAGCGCCGGTTTCGAGACCACGCTGGCGCGGCGCGAGACGCAGCACGTCGCCGAGAAGCGGCGGATCGCGGCGGCGGCGGCCCAGCTGGTCGGCGAGGCGGAGACGGTGTTCGTCGACGAGGGGTACACGCCCGAGCTGGTCGCGATGCTCCTGCCGTCCGACCGCCCGCTGACCGTGCTGACCGCCTCGCTGCGCACCGCCTCGCTGGTCGCGGCGTCGGACTCCACCACCGTGCTGCTGGCCGGCGGCCGGGTGCGCGCCGGGACGCAGGCGACGGTGGGGCCCTGGTGCCGGGACATGCTCGCCGGGTTCGTGGTCGACCTGGCGTTCCTGGGCACCAACGGCATCTCCCGGGAGCACGGCCTGACCACCCCCGATCCGGCGGTCGCGGATGTGAAGGCGCAGGCGGTGCGCTCGGCACGGCGGCGGGTGCTGGTCGGGGTGCACACCAAGTTCGGCGCCAGCAGCTTCTGCCGGTTCGCCGACATCGGTGACTTCGACGTGATCGTCACCGACACCGGGCTGTCCGCCCCGGAGGCCCATCGCTACTCGCTCCTGGGGCCGCAGGTGCTCCGGGTCTGA
- a CDS encoding RNA polymerase sigma factor: MSRDRDPHPPAWSPARAATVEIAIGPQESDGSLSITFEAFLATHARKWFTYAYLHTGSEAAAREVTRAAYGRLGRVWPHALRQASVEAYAWAVLKERVVEWLYDHQQPTALTETAAFAVVTHALLRECQQQFAMLESQLGLYAAISRLPERQCDVIVLRHVIGYSDAQIAALLGVDEVTVRSYASRGKRKLAGALGIDQE, from the coding sequence GTGAGCAGAGACCGGGACCCACATCCGCCGGCGTGGAGCCCGGCCCGCGCTGCCACAGTGGAGATAGCCATCGGCCCGCAGGAATCCGACGGATCGTTATCGATCACCTTCGAGGCGTTCCTGGCGACCCACGCCCGGAAATGGTTCACCTACGCCTATCTGCACACCGGCAGCGAAGCCGCGGCCCGCGAGGTGACCCGCGCCGCGTACGGGCGGCTCGGCCGGGTGTGGCCGCACGCGCTGCGGCAGGCGTCGGTGGAGGCGTACGCCTGGGCGGTGCTCAAGGAGCGGGTGGTGGAGTGGCTCTACGACCACCAGCAGCCCACCGCACTGACCGAGACCGCCGCCTTCGCGGTCGTCACCCATGCGCTGCTGCGCGAGTGCCAGCAGCAGTTCGCCATGCTGGAAAGCCAGTTGGGGCTCTACGCGGCGATCTCCCGGCTGCCGGAGCGGCAGTGCGACGTGATCGTGCTGCGGCATGTCATCGGGTACAGCGACGCGCAGATCGCCGCGCTGCTCGGGGTGGACGAGGTCACCGTGCGCTCGTACGCGAGCCGGGGCAAGCGCAAGCTCGCCGGCGCGCTCGGAATCGACCAGGAATAG